A window of Mucilaginibacter paludis DSM 18603 contains these coding sequences:
- a CDS encoding plasmid mobilization protein, translated as MMENEEENRSKILLTRLKPAEFTLIDNRFKKTRFRKLSEYIRSVLLDKPITVTYRDKSMDEALEELILLRKELNAIGNNLNQAVRNINSAHGHADTRLWVNLLGVINSKLEPSIIQIKDRMNNYADLWSQKLRAEKVS; from the coding sequence ATGATGGAAAATGAAGAAGAAAACAGGTCGAAAATACTGCTAACGAGGTTAAAGCCAGCTGAGTTCACGCTGATTGATAACCGGTTCAAAAAGACCAGGTTCCGCAAACTGAGTGAATACATCAGGAGCGTTTTACTCGACAAGCCGATAACTGTAACCTATCGGGATAAGTCGATGGACGAGGCATTGGAAGAACTGATTTTACTGCGAAAAGAATTGAATGCAATAGGCAATAATTTGAACCAGGCGGTACGGAATATCAATAGCGCACACGGCCATGCAGACACCCGGCTATGGGTCAATTTGCTTGGCGTGATTAACAGCAAACTAGAGCCATCTATCATTCAGATCAAAGACCGGATGAATAACTATGCAGATTTATGGTCGCAAAAATTAAGAGCGGAAAAAGTATCATAG